One Xenopus tropicalis strain Nigerian chromosome 8, UCB_Xtro_10.0, whole genome shotgun sequence genomic window carries:
- the egfl8 gene encoding epidermal growth factor-like protein 8 isoform X1, protein MYMLLKKRHFIQQYYTGTLTMFHWALIVIIVGVTTQAKASRDNRGVCSRQVERVPVLYNETFIQPKYQPYLTTCQGYRACSKYRTVYTVSVRQMKKELLRVKSVCCPGWKKKEPTSEDCEEALCHKPCQNGGTCVKPNMCRCPAGWGGRYCHVDIDECRRPSKPCPQLCINTRGSYRCECQPGFTLGEDGKSCTENKAPSQLPAQQAEDASHRLSNEIQELRNLVETLEQRLDSTLSAVQRLFPVKLSEIHSDQVHEFWERIQSLDRMDSFSDQLMYMEEKMGECSCRSNEIEMAVNLKR, encoded by the exons ATGTATATGTTGCTGAAAAAAAGGCATTTCATCCAGCAGTATTACACTGGGACCCTGACAATGTTTCATTGGGCTTTGATTGTTATCATAGTTGGTGTGACAACACAAGCAAAAGCGTCCAGAGATAACAG GGGAGTTTGCTCCAGGCAAGTGGAAAGGGTCCCAGTTTTGTACAATGAGACATTTATTCAACCAAAGTATCAGCCCTATCTGACCACATGCCAAGGATACAGAGCCTGCAGCAAATACAG GACAGTATACACAGTATCTGTTAGGCAAATGAAGAAGGAGCTTCTGAGGGTTAAATCAGTGTGTTGTCCTGGCTGGAAGAAGAAGGAACCAACTTCAGAGGATTGTGAGGAAG CTTTGTGTCACAAGCCATGCCAAAATGGAGGAACCTGTGTCAAGCCTAACATGTGTCGATGCCCTGCAGGTTGGGGAGGGCGCTATTGCCATGTAG ATATAGATGAATGCAGACGGCCTTCTAAGCCTTGCCCTCAGCTATGCATTAATACACGGGGTAGTTACCGCTGTGAATGCCAACCAGGATTTACTCTTGGAGAAGATGGAAAGTCCTGCACTGAAAACAAGGCCCCCTCTCAACTTCCTGCTCAACAAGCAGAag ATGCTTCACACAGACTTTCCAATGAAATCCAAGAACTACGCAACCTTGTTGAAACCCTAGAACAG CGACTAGACAGCACCCTCTCAGCCGTTCAACGTCTATTCCCTGTAAAACTGTCAGAAATCCACTCAGACCAAGTACATGAATTTTGGGAGAGGATACAAAGTTTGGACCGAATGGACTCTTTCAGTGATCAGCTGATGTACATGGAGGAGAAAATGGGAGAGT GTTCGTGTCGTAGTAACGAGATTGAAATGGCGGTAAACTTGAAGCGCTAA
- the agpat1 gene encoding 1-acyl-sn-glycerol-3-phosphate acyltransferase alpha isoform X5, translated as MPRQKFPRFHAGMSSNVVKAASPLASAVTGAMELSVAQWLLVVCLVAFPLLYEWSVSFKYFCKMAFYNGWILTLAILAIPICAVRGRNVENMKVLQFMLLHIKYLYGIKIEVRGWENFNIKEPYVVVSNHQSSLDLLGMMEILPSRCVPIAKRELMYAGTAGLACWLAGVIFINRKKTDDAISVMTEAAETMLKEDVRVWVFPEGTRNHSGSLLPFKRGAFHLAVKAQVPVIPVVMSSYKDFYCKKERKFTTGKCTVRILPGVHTKGLSSDDVPELADRVRGMMLEAFSQMSSERPGKGPGGVH; from the exons GTTTCACGCTGGGATGTCCTCAAATGTCGTCAAAGCTGCATCTCCTTTGGCTAGCGCTGTGACAG GTGCGATGGAACTTTCTGTGGCTCAGTGGCTTCTCGTGGTCTGTCTTGTGGCTTTTCCTCTCCTCTATGAATGGAGTGTCTCCTTCAAATACTTTTGTAAAATGGCATTTTACAATGGCTGGATCTTGACACTAGCCATACTGGCAATTCCCATATGTGCAGTGAGGGGGCGCAATGTGGAAAACATGAA AGTACTCCAGTTCATGCTTCTGCACATCAAGTATCTCTATGGGATTAAGATTGAGGTTCGGGGATGGGAAAATTTCAACATAAAAGAGCCTTACGTGGTTGTGTCAAATCATCAAAGCTCATTGGACCTACTTG GGATGATGGAGATCCTTCCTAGCCGTTGTGTGCCAATCGCTAAACGTGAGCTGATGTATGCTGGCACAGCTGGACTGGCCTGCTGGCTGGCAGGGGTCATCTTTATAAACCGCAAGAAGACAGATGATGCTATAAGTGTCATGACAGAGGCAGCAGAGACTATGCTGAAAGAGGAT GTTCGTGTTTGGGTTTTTCCCGAAGGCACTAGAAATCACAGTGGCTCTTTATTGCCATTTAAACGGGGAGCATTTCATCTGGCTGTAAAAGCTCAG GTCCCAGTTATACCAGTTGTCATGTCTTCCTATAAGGATTTCTActgtaagaaagaaagaaagttcaCTACAG GAAAGTGCACAGTTCGCATTCTTCCTGGAGTTCACACAAAGGGCCTATCGTCTGATGATGTTCCTGAACTTGCTGACCGCGTACGAGGAATGATGCTTGAGGCTTTCTCTCAAATGTCATCTGAACGTCCAGGCAAAGGGCCTGGGGGGGTGCATTGA
- the agpat1 gene encoding 1-acyl-sn-glycerol-3-phosphate acyltransferase alpha isoform X6 — protein sequence MSSNVVKAASPLASAVTGAMELSVAQWLLVVCLVAFPLLYEWSVSFKYFCKMAFYNGWILTLAILAIPICAVRGRNVENMKVLQFMLLHIKYLYGIKIEVRGWENFNIKEPYVVVSNHQSSLDLLGMMEILPSRCVPIAKRELMYAGTAGLACWLAGVIFINRKKTDDAISVMTEAAETMLKEDVRVWVFPEGTRNHSGSLLPFKRGAFHLAVKAQVPVIPVVMSSYKDFYCKKERKFTTGKCTVRILPGVHTKGLSSDDVPELADRVRGMMLEAFSQMSSERPGKGPGGVH from the exons ATGTCCTCAAATGTCGTCAAAGCTGCATCTCCTTTGGCTAGCGCTGTGACAG GTGCGATGGAACTTTCTGTGGCTCAGTGGCTTCTCGTGGTCTGTCTTGTGGCTTTTCCTCTCCTCTATGAATGGAGTGTCTCCTTCAAATACTTTTGTAAAATGGCATTTTACAATGGCTGGATCTTGACACTAGCCATACTGGCAATTCCCATATGTGCAGTGAGGGGGCGCAATGTGGAAAACATGAA AGTACTCCAGTTCATGCTTCTGCACATCAAGTATCTCTATGGGATTAAGATTGAGGTTCGGGGATGGGAAAATTTCAACATAAAAGAGCCTTACGTGGTTGTGTCAAATCATCAAAGCTCATTGGACCTACTTG GGATGATGGAGATCCTTCCTAGCCGTTGTGTGCCAATCGCTAAACGTGAGCTGATGTATGCTGGCACAGCTGGACTGGCCTGCTGGCTGGCAGGGGTCATCTTTATAAACCGCAAGAAGACAGATGATGCTATAAGTGTCATGACAGAGGCAGCAGAGACTATGCTGAAAGAGGAT GTTCGTGTTTGGGTTTTTCCCGAAGGCACTAGAAATCACAGTGGCTCTTTATTGCCATTTAAACGGGGAGCATTTCATCTGGCTGTAAAAGCTCAG GTCCCAGTTATACCAGTTGTCATGTCTTCCTATAAGGATTTCTActgtaagaaagaaagaaagttcaCTACAG GAAAGTGCACAGTTCGCATTCTTCCTGGAGTTCACACAAAGGGCCTATCGTCTGATGATGTTCCTGAACTTGCTGACCGCGTACGAGGAATGATGCTTGAGGCTTTCTCTCAAATGTCATCTGAACGTCCAGGCAAAGGGCCTGGGGGGGTGCATTGA
- the agpat1 gene encoding 1-acyl-sn-glycerol-3-phosphate acyltransferase alpha, with protein MELSVAQWLLVVCLVAFPLLYEWSVSFKYFCKMAFYNGWILTLAILAIPICAVRGRNVENMKVLQFMLLHIKYLYGIKIEVRGWENFNIKEPYVVVSNHQSSLDLLGMMEILPSRCVPIAKRELMYAGTAGLACWLAGVIFINRKKTDDAISVMTEAAETMLKEDVRVWVFPEGTRNHSGSLLPFKRGAFHLAVKAQVPVIPVVMSSYKDFYCKKERKFTTGKCTVRILPGVHTKGLSSDDVPELADRVRGMMLEAFSQMSSERPGKGPGGVH; from the exons ATGGAACTTTCTGTGGCTCAGTGGCTTCTCGTGGTCTGTCTTGTGGCTTTTCCTCTCCTCTATGAATGGAGTGTCTCCTTCAAATACTTTTGTAAAATGGCATTTTACAATGGCTGGATCTTGACACTAGCCATACTGGCAATTCCCATATGTGCAGTGAGGGGGCGCAATGTGGAAAACATGAA AGTACTCCAGTTCATGCTTCTGCACATCAAGTATCTCTATGGGATTAAGATTGAGGTTCGGGGATGGGAAAATTTCAACATAAAAGAGCCTTACGTGGTTGTGTCAAATCATCAAAGCTCATTGGACCTACTTG GGATGATGGAGATCCTTCCTAGCCGTTGTGTGCCAATCGCTAAACGTGAGCTGATGTATGCTGGCACAGCTGGACTGGCCTGCTGGCTGGCAGGGGTCATCTTTATAAACCGCAAGAAGACAGATGATGCTATAAGTGTCATGACAGAGGCAGCAGAGACTATGCTGAAAGAGGAT GTTCGTGTTTGGGTTTTTCCCGAAGGCACTAGAAATCACAGTGGCTCTTTATTGCCATTTAAACGGGGAGCATTTCATCTGGCTGTAAAAGCTCAG GTCCCAGTTATACCAGTTGTCATGTCTTCCTATAAGGATTTCTActgtaagaaagaaagaaagttcaCTACAG GAAAGTGCACAGTTCGCATTCTTCCTGGAGTTCACACAAAGGGCCTATCGTCTGATGATGTTCCTGAACTTGCTGACCGCGTACGAGGAATGATGCTTGAGGCTTTCTCTCAAATGTCATCTGAACGTCCAGGCAAAGGGCCTGGGGGGGTGCATTGA
- the agpat1 gene encoding 1-acyl-sn-glycerol-3-phosphate acyltransferase alpha isoform X4 — translation MSSNVVKAASPLASAVTGKLQFPWQCNLQSGRPFCNNFANTGAMELSVAQWLLVVCLVAFPLLYEWSVSFKYFCKMAFYNGWILTLAILAIPICAVRGRNVENMKVLQFMLLHIKYLYGIKIEVRGWENFNIKEPYVVVSNHQSSLDLLGMMEILPSRCVPIAKRELMYAGTAGLACWLAGVIFINRKKTDDAISVMTEAAETMLKEDVRVWVFPEGTRNHSGSLLPFKRGAFHLAVKAQVPVIPVVMSSYKDFYCKKERKFTTGKCTVRILPGVHTKGLSSDDVPELADRVRGMMLEAFSQMSSERPGKGPGGVH, via the exons ATGTCCTCAAATGTCGTCAAAGCTGCATCTCCTTTGGCTAGCGCTGTGACAG GTAAGTTGCAGTTTCCATGGCAGTGCAACCTTCAAAGTGGTAGACCCTTCTGCAATAActttgctaatacag GTGCGATGGAACTTTCTGTGGCTCAGTGGCTTCTCGTGGTCTGTCTTGTGGCTTTTCCTCTCCTCTATGAATGGAGTGTCTCCTTCAAATACTTTTGTAAAATGGCATTTTACAATGGCTGGATCTTGACACTAGCCATACTGGCAATTCCCATATGTGCAGTGAGGGGGCGCAATGTGGAAAACATGAA AGTACTCCAGTTCATGCTTCTGCACATCAAGTATCTCTATGGGATTAAGATTGAGGTTCGGGGATGGGAAAATTTCAACATAAAAGAGCCTTACGTGGTTGTGTCAAATCATCAAAGCTCATTGGACCTACTTG GGATGATGGAGATCCTTCCTAGCCGTTGTGTGCCAATCGCTAAACGTGAGCTGATGTATGCTGGCACAGCTGGACTGGCCTGCTGGCTGGCAGGGGTCATCTTTATAAACCGCAAGAAGACAGATGATGCTATAAGTGTCATGACAGAGGCAGCAGAGACTATGCTGAAAGAGGAT GTTCGTGTTTGGGTTTTTCCCGAAGGCACTAGAAATCACAGTGGCTCTTTATTGCCATTTAAACGGGGAGCATTTCATCTGGCTGTAAAAGCTCAG GTCCCAGTTATACCAGTTGTCATGTCTTCCTATAAGGATTTCTActgtaagaaagaaagaaagttcaCTACAG GAAAGTGCACAGTTCGCATTCTTCCTGGAGTTCACACAAAGGGCCTATCGTCTGATGATGTTCCTGAACTTGCTGACCGCGTACGAGGAATGATGCTTGAGGCTTTCTCTCAAATGTCATCTGAACGTCCAGGCAAAGGGCCTGGGGGGGTGCATTGA
- the agpat1 gene encoding 1-acyl-sn-glycerol-3-phosphate acyltransferase alpha isoform X3, giving the protein MPRQKFPRFHAGMSSNVVKAASPLASAVTGKLQFPWQCNLQSGRPFCNNFANTGAMELSVAQWLLVVCLVAFPLLYEWSVSFKYFCKMAFYNGWILTLAILAIPICAVRGRNVENMKVLQFMLLHIKYLYGIKIEVRGWENFNIKEPYVVVSNHQSSLDLLGMMEILPSRCVPIAKRELMYAGTAGLACWLAGVIFINRKKTDDAISVMTEAAETMLKEDVRVWVFPEGTRNHSGSLLPFKRGAFHLAVKAQVPVIPVVMSSYKDFYCKKERKFTTGKCTVRILPGVHTKGLSSDDVPELADRVRGMMLEAFSQMSSERPGKGPGGVH; this is encoded by the exons GTTTCACGCTGGGATGTCCTCAAATGTCGTCAAAGCTGCATCTCCTTTGGCTAGCGCTGTGACAG GTAAGTTGCAGTTTCCATGGCAGTGCAACCTTCAAAGTGGTAGACCCTTCTGCAATAActttgctaatacag GTGCGATGGAACTTTCTGTGGCTCAGTGGCTTCTCGTGGTCTGTCTTGTGGCTTTTCCTCTCCTCTATGAATGGAGTGTCTCCTTCAAATACTTTTGTAAAATGGCATTTTACAATGGCTGGATCTTGACACTAGCCATACTGGCAATTCCCATATGTGCAGTGAGGGGGCGCAATGTGGAAAACATGAA AGTACTCCAGTTCATGCTTCTGCACATCAAGTATCTCTATGGGATTAAGATTGAGGTTCGGGGATGGGAAAATTTCAACATAAAAGAGCCTTACGTGGTTGTGTCAAATCATCAAAGCTCATTGGACCTACTTG GGATGATGGAGATCCTTCCTAGCCGTTGTGTGCCAATCGCTAAACGTGAGCTGATGTATGCTGGCACAGCTGGACTGGCCTGCTGGCTGGCAGGGGTCATCTTTATAAACCGCAAGAAGACAGATGATGCTATAAGTGTCATGACAGAGGCAGCAGAGACTATGCTGAAAGAGGAT GTTCGTGTTTGGGTTTTTCCCGAAGGCACTAGAAATCACAGTGGCTCTTTATTGCCATTTAAACGGGGAGCATTTCATCTGGCTGTAAAAGCTCAG GTCCCAGTTATACCAGTTGTCATGTCTTCCTATAAGGATTTCTActgtaagaaagaaagaaagttcaCTACAG GAAAGTGCACAGTTCGCATTCTTCCTGGAGTTCACACAAAGGGCCTATCGTCTGATGATGTTCCTGAACTTGCTGACCGCGTACGAGGAATGATGCTTGAGGCTTTCTCTCAAATGTCATCTGAACGTCCAGGCAAAGGGCCTGGGGGGGTGCATTGA
- the egfl8 gene encoding epidermal growth factor-like protein 8, with product MKKELLRVKSVCCPGWKKKEPTSEDCEEALCHKPCQNGGTCVKPNMCRCPAGWGGRYCHVDIDECRRPSKPCPQLCINTRGSYRCECQPGFTLGEDGKSCTENKAPSQLPAQQAEDASHRLSNEIQELRNLVETLEQRLDSTLSAVQRLFPVKLSEIHSDQVHEFWERIQSLDRMDSFSDQLMYMEEKMGECSCRSNEIEMAVNLKR from the exons ATGAAGAAGGAGCTTCTGAGGGTTAAATCAGTGTGTTGTCCTGGCTGGAAGAAGAAGGAACCAACTTCAGAGGATTGTGAGGAAG CTTTGTGTCACAAGCCATGCCAAAATGGAGGAACCTGTGTCAAGCCTAACATGTGTCGATGCCCTGCAGGTTGGGGAGGGCGCTATTGCCATGTAG ATATAGATGAATGCAGACGGCCTTCTAAGCCTTGCCCTCAGCTATGCATTAATACACGGGGTAGTTACCGCTGTGAATGCCAACCAGGATTTACTCTTGGAGAAGATGGAAAGTCCTGCACTGAAAACAAGGCCCCCTCTCAACTTCCTGCTCAACAAGCAGAag ATGCTTCACACAGACTTTCCAATGAAATCCAAGAACTACGCAACCTTGTTGAAACCCTAGAACAG CGACTAGACAGCACCCTCTCAGCCGTTCAACGTCTATTCCCTGTAAAACTGTCAGAAATCCACTCAGACCAAGTACATGAATTTTGGGAGAGGATACAAAGTTTGGACCGAATGGACTCTTTCAGTGATCAGCTGATGTACATGGAGGAGAAAATGGGAGAGT GTTCGTGTCGTAGTAACGAGATTGAAATGGCGGTAAACTTGAAGCGCTAA